A window of the Plasmodium gaboni strain SY75 chromosome Unknown, whole genome shotgun sequence genome harbors these coding sequences:
- a CDS encoding putative peripheral plastid protein 1, which yields MIYYIRKIAINFLFLYILNLCLLHYLKECNTSNYSRILKEQNGKKYIYYNIPKKKNHGIIKGGSKQNDHFFINNWKKKRNVKYKLNKYKPCSIFSFFKKKGKNEKNEKDDKNAKPHINDNNNHENKEKGEIDKNKEQTSKEKIIILKDNKNVDEKKKKELQKGEKTNKLTNVLKEEKKYKKKENNKNSNNQNNNNNNNMDDSLKQNKQNQLIKKDDLNNNVKKNKIHLNINNIDTNSRDILKNENKYKKHLENVKDKFIISLNQIFCSYMNSIDKKENFKYFFEKILQNVEKNFHTYTFITDIEQMNNEKIKKTYMINNINCFNEIMNIIQENLYNILVFKIQFLKVKAINDIKEIIANKKHMNDYISYSNNINKIVQIYEEQLTKLCPLNYIFTLYNSFMENNNYLLNFSYELPLYKYKNIIDTNIEYLRTFSNDITKNKKKNIYNEIEKNKNYQSILQIIDNQQKQIEVLQEQLETSIDGINGKYSPFNCAIAYRIPDTNLNISTQYVKGKFNVKVNCIPDDSLHLLGSYGFVKGLPFGNLGLSLSLNF from the coding sequence atgatatattatataagaaaaatcGCTATTAactttttgtttttgtacatattaaatttatGTTTGTTGCATTATTTGAAAGAATGTAATACATCGAACTATTCAAGAATTttaaaagaacaaaatgGAAAGaagtatatttattataatattccaaaaaaaaagaatcATGGTATTATAAAAGGTGGGTCTAAACAAAACgatcatttttttattaataattgGAAGAAAAAGAGAAACGTAAAATATAAACTCAACAAATATAAACCATGCTCCATATTTTCCTTCTTCAAAAAGAAGGgtaaaaatgaaaaaaatgaaaaagatgATAAGAACGCTAAACCtcatataaatgataataataatcatgaaaataaagaaaaaggtgaaatagataaaaataaagaacaaacatcaaaagaaaagataataattcttaaagacaataaaaatgtggatgaaaaaaaaaaaaaagaattacAAAAGGGGGAAAAGACGAATAAGTTAACTAACGTATTAAAAGAAGagaaaaaatacaaaaagAAGGAAAACAACAAAAATAGCAACAAccaaaataataataataataataatatggatgattcattaaaacaaaataaacaaaaccaattaattaaaaaagatgatcttaataataatgtaaaaaaaaacaaaattcATCTAAacattaataatattgatacAAATTCTAGAGACATTcttaaaaatgaaaacaaatataaaaaacatttagaaaatgtaaaagataaatttattatttcactcaatcaaatattttgttcttatatgaatagtatagataaaaaagaaaattttaaatatttttttgaaaaaatacTTCAAAAtgttgaaaaaaatttccATACATATACTTTTATTACAGATATAGAACAAAtgaataatgaaaaaataaaaaaaacatatatgataaataatataaattgttttaatgaaattatgaatataattcaagaaaatttatataacattttagtttttaaaatacaatttttaaaagttaaagctattaatgatataaaagaaattatagcaaataaaaaacatatgaatgattatatttcatattcaaataatattaataaaattgtACAAATTTATGAAGAACAATTAACAAAATTATGTCcattaaattatatatttacattgTATAATAGTTTTatggaaaataataattaccTATTAAATTTCTCATATGAATTACCtctttataaatataaaaatattattgataCAAATATAGAATATTTACGAACATTTTCAAATgatataacaaaaaataaaaaaaaaaacatatacaatgaaattgaaaaaaataaaaattatcaaagtatattacaaataataGATAATCAACAAAAACAAATCGAAGTCTTACAAGAACAATTAGAAACATCTATTGATGGAATTAATGGAAAATATTCACCATTTAATTGTGCAATAGCTTATAGAATACCTGATActaatttaaatatatcaacACAATATGTTAAAGGCAAATTTAATGTAAAGGTAAATTGTATCCCAGATGATTCATTGCATCTGTTGGGTTCTTATGGTTTTGTTAAAGGTCTACCATTTGGTAACCTAGGTCTATCCTTATCTTTAAATTTTTag